A single genomic interval of Puntigrus tetrazona isolate hp1 chromosome 1, ASM1883169v1, whole genome shotgun sequence harbors:
- the wu:fj19g03 gene encoding uncharacterized protein wu:fj19g03 isoform X1, giving the protein MISGHRYEQYIRRTSKPVSNRQQASSQHDLCILSVKMLAALALVFLVSMVTEGRIVSKCELKEQLEASQIQVIRSIGDKATADTLIATLVCNAEKTSGFNTSLIASIQIDRDNLRPPFQIPSGPKEEKPSAEEEDDEKLEEEHIIPVKPQHPPKGIHGGSVPEGKTVETLGEEEPFWTWRRTLSPEKTPAEMSGSGPEAMSEEDSSGDSSEEEGRNDIMGFNRLGIFQLSDRVACDPGQSASLNLCGLECGALLDDDISDDIACLKTLAGGSDKMLPVKECRSVLPSEYFSECS; this is encoded by the exons ATGATTTCAGGTCACAGGTATGAACAGTATATAAGAAGGACCAGCAAACCAGTGTCAAATCGCCAGCAAGCATCTTCTCAACACGACCTCTG CATTCTCTCCGTGAAGATGTTGGCAGCGTTGGCTCTGGTTTTTCTGGTGTCCATGGTGACTGAGGGACGGATAGTGAGTAAATGTGAGCTGAAGGAGCAGCTGGAAGCATCTCAGATTCAGGTGATTAGATCCATAGGAGACAAAGCGACCGCGGACACGCTCATCGCTACAC TTGTTTGTAATGCGGAAAAAACCTCCGGCTTCAACACCAGCCTCATCGCCAGCATTCAGATCGACCGAGATAACTTAAGACCTCCATTCCAAATTCCTTCTGGACCAAAGGAGGAAAAGCCATCAGCggaggaagaagatgatgaGAAACTGGAAGAGGAACACATAATCCCTGTCAAACCGCAACATCCTCCCAAAGGAATACATGGAGGATCCGTCCCTGAGGGTAAGACCGTTGAGACGCTAGGAGAAGAGGAGCCTTTCTGGACATGGCGCCGCACTCTCTCCCCAGAAAAGACCCCCGCAGAGATGTCTGGAAGCGGCCCGGAGGCGATGTCCGAGGAGGACAGCTCCGGAGACAGCTCGGAGGAAGAGGGCCGCAATGATATCATGGGTTTCAACCGGCTGGGAATCTTCCAGCTGAGCGACCGCGTGGCCTGCGATCCCGGACAGAGCGCATCGCTGAACCTTTGCGGCCTCGAGTGCGGCG CTCTCCTTGACGATGACATCTCCGATGACATCGCTTGCTTGAAGACTTTGGCGGGAGGCAGCGACAAGAT GCTGCCGGTGAAGGAGTGCCGCTCTGTCCTTCCTTCCGAGTACTTCTCCGAGTGCTCCTAG
- the wu:fj19g03 gene encoding uncharacterized protein wu:fj19g03 isoform X2 — protein sequence MLAALALVFLVSMVTEGRIVSKCELKEQLEASQIQVIRSIGDKATADTLIATLVCNAEKTSGFNTSLIASIQIDRDNLRPPFQIPSGPKEEKPSAEEEDDEKLEEEHIIPVKPQHPPKGIHGGSVPEGKTVETLGEEEPFWTWRRTLSPEKTPAEMSGSGPEAMSEEDSSGDSSEEEGRNDIMGFNRLGIFQLSDRVACDPGQSASLNLCGLECGALLDDDISDDIACLKTLAGGSDKMLPVKECRSVLPSEYFSECS from the exons ATGTTGGCAGCGTTGGCTCTGGTTTTTCTGGTGTCCATGGTGACTGAGGGACGGATAGTGAGTAAATGTGAGCTGAAGGAGCAGCTGGAAGCATCTCAGATTCAGGTGATTAGATCCATAGGAGACAAAGCGACCGCGGACACGCTCATCGCTACAC TTGTTTGTAATGCGGAAAAAACCTCCGGCTTCAACACCAGCCTCATCGCCAGCATTCAGATCGACCGAGATAACTTAAGACCTCCATTCCAAATTCCTTCTGGACCAAAGGAGGAAAAGCCATCAGCggaggaagaagatgatgaGAAACTGGAAGAGGAACACATAATCCCTGTCAAACCGCAACATCCTCCCAAAGGAATACATGGAGGATCCGTCCCTGAGGGTAAGACCGTTGAGACGCTAGGAGAAGAGGAGCCTTTCTGGACATGGCGCCGCACTCTCTCCCCAGAAAAGACCCCCGCAGAGATGTCTGGAAGCGGCCCGGAGGCGATGTCCGAGGAGGACAGCTCCGGAGACAGCTCGGAGGAAGAGGGCCGCAATGATATCATGGGTTTCAACCGGCTGGGAATCTTCCAGCTGAGCGACCGCGTGGCCTGCGATCCCGGACAGAGCGCATCGCTGAACCTTTGCGGCCTCGAGTGCGGCG CTCTCCTTGACGATGACATCTCCGATGACATCGCTTGCTTGAAGACTTTGGCGGGAGGCAGCGACAAGAT GCTGCCGGTGAAGGAGTGCCGCTCTGTCCTTCCTTCCGAGTACTTCTCCGAGTGCTCCTAG